The DNA region ATCGGTTCGCCAGCGCGCACGCGTTCGGCAGCGAAGGGGTGACCACGGTCAGTTCACGGTCGGCGGGCACGAGGTTCGCCAGCCGGCCCACCGTGGTGCCCGCGTCGAGCAGGATCGCGCCCCCGTCGGGGATCTGCTCCAGCGCCGCGGCGGCGATACGGTCCTTCTCCGCGGTCATCACCGCGTCGCGGGCGCCGAGCCCCGGCTCGATGCCCTGCCGTTCGACGGGGATCGCACCGCCGTGCACCCGCCGCACCACTCCGCTGCGCTCCAGCGCGGTCAGATCACGGCGGACGGTCTCGCTGGTGATCTCGAAGGCCGCCGCGAGCGTCGCCACGTCGACCCGGCCGTTCCGCCTTGCCTGCTTGAGGATGGCGCGTTGCCGCTCTTCGGCGTACAACGGTCACCTCCTGCCTGGCGCGGACGAGCGGTCATGGCGACAATAGTTGGTTTCCCCTCGCTCCGACAACGGAACCCCTCCGTCCATTGAGGACAGAGCATTGCCCGAAATTACGGCAGGGCTGCCCGTTTGGCCCGCAGGAAGGCCCGTTCGGTGTCGTTGGTGGCCAAGGCGATCGCCTCGTCGTAGGCGGCGACGGCTTCCGCGGTCCGGCCGAGGCGGGCCAGTAGATTCGCCCGCGTAGCGGGTAGATGGTGGTAGCCCGGCAGGTCCAGCTCTTCGATACCGGCCAGCGCCGCCGCCGGGCCGTGCACCTCGGCGACGGCGACCGCGCGGTTGAGCGCGACGACCGGCGTCGGGGCGAGCCGCCACAGCTGGTCGTAGAGCGCCAGCACCTGCGCCCAGTCGGTCGACTCGCCGTCCGTGTGCACGGCGTTGATCGCGGCCTGCACCTGATACGGGCCGGGCCGGGCGACACGCAGACATCGCCGCACCAGCTCGTGGCCTTCGGCGATCAGCTCCCGGTCCCACAACGACCGGTCCTGCTCCGCGAGCACCACCAGCTCACCGGCAGGCCCCACCCGCGCCGGCCGCCGCGCTTCGGTGAGCAGGAGCAGCGCCAGCAGCCCGGTCACCTCCGGTTCGCCGGGCATCAGCTCGGCGAGCGCCCTCGCGAGCCGGATCGCCTCCAGGCAGAGATCCGTCCGCAGCAACTCGCCGGACGTGGACGTGTACCCCTCGTTGAACACCAGGTAGAGCACGGTGAGGACGGAGTCCAGCCGTTCGGGAAGTTCGCCGTCGCCCGGCACCCGGTACGGGATGCCCGCGTCGCGGATCTTCCTCTTCGCGCGGACGATCCGCTGGGAGACGGTCGATTCCGGGACGAGGTACGCCCGCGCGATCTCCCCCACCTCGAGTCCGCCGAGCAGGCGCAGGGTGAGTGCCGCCCGCGCGGGCGGCGAAAGCGCCGGATGGCAGCAGGTGAAGATCATGCGGAGCTGGTCGTCGCGTACGGGCCCCGTCTCCCGCTGCTCCTCCGGTGCGTGCAGGAGCAACGCCTGGGCGTGGCGTGCCTCGCGGGTGGATTCCCGGCGCAGCCGGTCGATCGCGCGGTTGCGGGCGGTGGTCACGATCCACGCGCCCGGATTGGGCGGCGTCTTCTCCCACTTCTCGACGGCCGTCGCGAACGCGTCCTGAACGGCCTCCTCGGCGAGCGAGATGTCGCCGAGGAGACGCGTCAGGGTGGCCACGCACCGGCCGTATTCCGCCCGATAGATCCCGTCGAAGTCCATCACTGCCGCAGCGACGGATCGCCGAACGGCCGCACCTCGATCGGCTGCCCGCAGGCCAGCGCGCACTTTTCGGCCCAGGCGAGCGCCTCGTCGAGGTCTTCGACCTGGATCACCCAGAACCCGCCGAGCTGTTCCTTCGTCTCGGCGAACGGGCCGTCCGTGATCGTGGTCGTCCCGCCGGCGGGCCGGACGACCGTGGAGACGTCCGAATGTTCGAGCCCGCCGACGAAGACCCACGACCCGGCGGCCTTCATCTCGTCGGTGACCTTGCCCGTCCTGGCCAGCATCGCCCGGACCTCGTCCTCGGGCGCGTCCCGCTCGCTTTCATCGAGCTGGACGGCGAGCAGGTACTGCCTCATCACGGACTCCCTCGATCGGTGAGGGCGGAAATCATTCCACGGTCACGGACTTCGCGAGGTTCCGGGGCTTGTCGATGTCGTGCCCGAGGAGCAGCGCGGCGTGGTAGGCCAGCAGCTGCAGCGGGATCGTGAGCAGGATCGGGTCGAGCTCCGGCTCCGAACGCGGCACCACGAACCGCGGCACGTCGAGGTCGCCGAAGTCCACGTCGTCGTGGGTGATCGCCAGCACCTGCCCCTTGCGTGCCTTGATCTGCTGCATCGCGGCGAGGTTGCGGTCGGCGAGGTCGTCGGACGGCACGATCGCGACCGTCGGCAGCTCCTCGTCGATCAGCGCGAGCGGGCCGTGTTTGAGTTCCGAGGTCTGGTAGGCCTCCGCGTGCCGGTACGAGATCTCCTTGAACTTCTGCGCGCCTTCCCTCGCCACCGGGAAGCCCCGGACCCGGCCGATGAAGAACAGGCTGCGCGCGTCCGCGCAGATCTTGGCGTGCTCGGCGATCTGCGACTCGGCTTCGACGATGGCCGCGACCTGCTTCGGCAGCGCCCGCAGGGCCGCGACGATCCGCTGTCCGTCCGCGTTCGACAGGTCGCGGACGCGGCCGAGGGCGAGCGCGATCATCGCGAAGCCGACGGCCATGTTGGTGAGCGCCTTGGTCGAAGCGACCGCGATCTCCGGGCCGGCGTGCAGGTACAGGCCGCCGTCGCAGGCCCGCGCGATCGTCGAGCCGACGACGTTCACGAGGCCGACCACGCGGCCGCCCTTGCGCTTGACCTCTTCGACGGCGAACGCGGTGTCCGCGGTCTCGCCGGACTGGCTGACCGCGATGTACAGCGTGTCCGCTTCGATGATGGGGTTGCGGTAGCGGAACTCGGACGCCGCCTCCGCGTCGGCCGGGACCCGCGCCAGGTCCTCGATCATGGTGGCGCCGATCTGGCCCGCGTAGTACGCCGAGCCGCAGCCGAGGATCTTCACCCTCGCGAAACCGCGCAGATCACGGGGAGTCAGGTTCAGACCGTCCAAACGGGACACTCCGAACCGGTCGTCGAGGCGGCCGCGGATCATCCGCTCCAGGCATTCCGGCTGCTCCTGGATCTCCTTGTACATGTAGTGCTGGTGACCGCCGAGATCGAGGTCGTCGGCCTGGATGTCGATCG from Amycolatopsis sp. EV170708-02-1 includes:
- a CDS encoding DeoR/GlpR family DNA-binding transcription regulator, whose protein sequence is MYAEERQRAILKQARRNGRVDVATLAAAFEITSETVRRDLTALERSGVVRRVHGGAIPVERQGIEPGLGARDAVMTAEKDRIAAAALEQIPDGGAILLDAGTTVGRLANLVPADRELTVVTPSLPNACALANRSGVTVMLVGGRLRGHTMASVDGWALDALKDTFVDVAFLSTSGLSVERGLTTPDTAEAMVKRAAIASARRTVLLADHTKIGDDHFARFGDLCDIDTLITDRGAEPRELDEIGRAGVKVIIV
- a CDS encoding RNA polymerase sigma factor yields the protein MDFDGIYRAEYGRCVATLTRLLGDISLAEEAVQDAFATAVEKWEKTPPNPGAWIVTTARNRAIDRLRRESTREARHAQALLLHAPEEQRETGPVRDDQLRMIFTCCHPALSPPARAALTLRLLGGLEVGEIARAYLVPESTVSQRIVRAKRKIRDAGIPYRVPGDGELPERLDSVLTVLYLVFNEGYTSTSGELLRTDLCLEAIRLARALAELMPGEPEVTGLLALLLLTEARRPARVGPAGELVVLAEQDRSLWDRELIAEGHELVRRCLRVARPGPYQVQAAINAVHTDGESTDWAQVLALYDQLWRLAPTPVVALNRAVAVAEVHGPAAALAGIEELDLPGYHHLPATRANLLARLGRTAEAVAAYDEAIALATNDTERAFLRAKRAALP
- a CDS encoding YciI family protein, whose amino-acid sequence is MRQYLLAVQLDESERDAPEDEVRAMLARTGKVTDEMKAAGSWVFVGGLEHSDVSTVVRPAGGTTTITDGPFAETKEQLGGFWVIQVEDLDEALAWAEKCALACGQPIEVRPFGDPSLRQ
- the glmS gene encoding glutamine--fructose-6-phosphate transaminase (isomerizing), producing the protein MCGIVGYIGGQNAAPILIEGLTRLEYRGYDSAGISVLGGKGAQVHRIVGRVRNLTAALPKRLAGKVGIGHTRWATHGPATEANAHPHVSEDGRISVVHNGIIDNADALREQLTQAGVTLSSETDTEVLAHLIARSGAKTLEDAVVEAVSRVTGTYAIAVTDTEHPDRVVVARNGSPLIIGVGDREMFVASDLSALVRHTSQVVHLDDGEFASVSATGYRTFTVDESDTGKAATAIDIQADDLDLGGHQHYMYKEIQEQPECLERMIRGRLDDRFGVSRLDGLNLTPRDLRGFARVKILGCGSAYYAGQIGATMIEDLARVPADAEAASEFRYRNPIIEADTLYIAVSQSGETADTAFAVEEVKRKGGRVVGLVNVVGSTIARACDGGLYLHAGPEIAVASTKALTNMAVGFAMIALALGRVRDLSNADGQRIVAALRALPKQVAAIVEAESQIAEHAKICADARSLFFIGRVRGFPVAREGAQKFKEISYRHAEAYQTSELKHGPLALIDEELPTVAIVPSDDLADRNLAAMQQIKARKGQVLAITHDDVDFGDLDVPRFVVPRSEPELDPILLTIPLQLLAYHAALLLGHDIDKPRNLAKSVTVE